One window from the genome of Nicotiana sylvestris chromosome 9, ASM39365v2, whole genome shotgun sequence encodes:
- the LOC104231054 gene encoding uncharacterized protein, with amino-acid sequence MQTRLAISSATKLHRLLLALSLKRVEYNPHRFCSSTVGRTADPAVHSGTLEGDDLEGSVKVAENERKQPNLKPGKDNEAFVPPKSPTGSSQKIESTGGNKPIDPLRQQKRQKSNVSHSNGALSLEDVSCGGLDGTPWPDEAKDRGAQLEDDREYFKHHKPSPLAEMEMADTRKPITQATDAPAGAGVAFYPAPDGGVMVWRPEQLETAEESLMRAMEIWKQNSMRGDPDSPHGRILRQLRGEYW; translated from the exons ATGCAAACAAGATTGGCTATATCTTCAGCTACAAAACTTCATCGACTCTTATTGGCACTATCTCTGAAGAGAGTGGAGTACAATCCACACAGATTTTGCTCTTCTACTGTAGGTCGAACAGCTGATCCCGCCGTCCATTCTGGAACTCTTGAA GGAGATGACTTGGAGGGATCAGTAAAAGTAGCAGAAAACGAAAGGAAACAACCAAATCTAAAGCCCGGTAAAGATAACGAGGCATTTGTGCCACCAAAATCACCAACCGGGTCATCCCAGAAGATAGAGAGCACAGGGGGAAACAAACCTATAGACCCTTTGAGACAACAAAAGCGACAGAAATCTAATGTAAGCCACTCCAATGGAGCGCTATCATTAGAAGATGTTAGCTGCGGGGGATTAGATGGTACACCATGGCCCGACGAAGCAAAAGACAGAGGAGCACAATTAGAAGATGACAGAGAATACTTCAAGCATCATAAACCATCTCCATTGGCAGAGATGGAGATGGCTGATACGAGGAAGCCTATTACACAGGCCACTGATGCACCAGCGGGTGCTGGTGTCGCTTTTTATCCGGCACCTGACGGCGGGGTAATGGTGTGGAGGCCGGAGCAATTGGAGACTGCTGAAGAGTCTCTGATGAGAGCGATGGAGATATGGAAACAGAATTCTATGAGAGGTGACCCTGATTCACCTCATGGTAGGATTCTTAGACAGCTTCGTGGTGAGTACTGGTGA